In one window of Myotis daubentonii chromosome 13, mMyoDau2.1, whole genome shotgun sequence DNA:
- the C13H10orf143 gene encoding uncharacterized protein C10orf143 homolog: MDTLALGRWRRRRPEELQVPADAKRVCRSLEAAAQERGCPQVKAGALVSWGSRELEAQPGGLPAPRPARGQGPPSAGVPPTGGRSSAQPCPRCIAGESGHFNHSENQ; the protein is encoded by the exons ATGGACACCCTGGCGCTGGGCCGGTGGCGTCGGCGAAGGCCGGAGGAGTTGCAGGTTCCAGCAGACGCG aagcgggtgtgcaggagcctCGAAGCAGCTGCGCAGGAGCGGGGCTGTCCCCAGGTGAAGGCCGGCGCCCTGGTGTCCTGGGGCAGCCGGGAGCTGGAGGCGCAGCCGGGAGGCCTCCCTGCGCCAAGGCCAGCCAGAGGCCAGGGGCCACCGAGTGCGGGG GTCCCTCCGACCGGTGGGAGGAGCTCCGCCCAGCCCTGCCCGAGATGTATTGCGGGGGAGTCT GGCCACTTTAACCATTCCGAGAATCAGTAG